The Setaria viridis chromosome 9, Setaria_viridis_v4.0, whole genome shotgun sequence sequence TCAATCAATGTTTTATCTAAAAAATGAAGTACAACTTGTAGTGCAGGGAGTATCACATTTattagcaaaaagaaaaaaaaaatacgcTACCTAGCGGCTAGTATCATGGGCATTCACATATGATTTTTTTCTGATTTGGCAGTAAATTACTAATCAAATATGACATTCGACCTTTAAAAACCACAGGATAACATTGGGGCTGGACTTAATTTCATGTGCTGTAGATGCAAAACCATACACCAATTACTAATTGTCTTTGGTAGCCCAAAAAACAACACCAAGTCGCTCTCCATCGAGAGAACCGCGTGGTATTATTTGTATCCATAAGGTACATGTTAGCTTTGGAGAAGTGTCAAATTAAAAAGACAATAATGGATTGGGAGTAGAGAGTTATACCAACAAGGGTTATTTTTTGACCCACTATGCCTGCACGTGGATCACTCGACAAGGACATGAGGGGAGACTGAGCCTTCAATCAGATGTCACCGCCAACTCGTGATGTTATCATCTCAACCAATtgtcattgttttttttttccggttGGAAGGGCTTTCTTGTATGTCAGATTGAAGGTTTCTGACTTGATTGGTCCGTAGAAATCTAAGCTGCCATGCCGCTCTGTATGCTTGCATTGTATCATCTCTCTTCTAGCTGTTCACTTCATGAAAAACAAAACGAAACGAGGACAACACTGAGATAGAAAGAAAACCCCCAACGAAAATGTGTTTGTGCCGAGCCGTGAGGGCACGGTTGAcggaagaattttttttttcgaaaaagttAGACGGAAGAAATAAACCCACGAGAATATGTGTCGAGAGAATCGAAAGCATGGTAAAAACGACGAAAGCTACAGCTTGCTCAGACTGCTACTCGTAGTCATGCAGGTGCGACCATGTCCTGACGCATGCTGTAGCGCATGCCGGTGGCCTGGTGGATGGAGTCGTATCCAATGCATGTAACTGTAAGCATGTAAAAAAGCTGGATAGTTACCAATCGTTGGTGAATTATTAAAGGAGCACCAGTATTCTGATCGATCTGAAAACAATTTGGTGATCGACCATGGACAAAACAGAACACCAAGAACACAACAAATCACGGCACCTGTATGTGACATAAGGTACAAAACGCAGCTGCAAAGGATTCCACACTGAGCAAGCGTAGAGGTAGTCGAGTCCTCATTCACTTAGCAGGTTCACAAATCTGTTGAAGTTCTCGCACGAGGACCCTCCTTCGCTGATGCACCGGCGAGCGGCGTCCTTGAACACCCGCGCCCTCTCCTTGATCTCGGCATCACCGACGACCTGCTCCACCTTGCTCCTCAGCTCCTCCTTCGTCACGATTCCGTCCGCGTCGGGCGACACCGCCAGGCCGGTCCTCCACACGTCGGTGACGTAGTTCCGGTCCAGGTACTGGTCGGCGAAGTAGGGCCAGCACAGGAACGGCAGGCCGTTCCTGACACCCTCCAtcgtcgagttccacccgcagtgcgaCACGAAGCACGCCACCGCACGGTGCGCCAGGACCTGCTGCTGGGGGCACCAGCTGACCACCATGCCCTTGCCGGCGACGCGGGCCAGGAACTCGTCGAACCACGCCTTGCTCAGCTCGCCGGTCGTGAAGTTCGGGCGCACCACCCAGAGGAACGGCCGGCCGGTGAGCTCCAGCCCCAGCGCGAGCTCCTGGAACTGGCACGGGTCGAAGACGGTGAAGCTGCCGAACGCCACGTACACGACGGAGCCGTCGGGCTGGGCGTCGAGCCACCGGAGGCACCGGGTGTCCTCCGGCAGTAACTGCCCGACGGGCTTCCGGAACTCCCTGTCGGAGGACAGCGGGCCGATGGGCAGGACGTGCGGCAGGAGCTTGAACGCGCCGGCCTCGGCCTCGTGGAAGGAGTTGCACACCACCATCTCGGCGAGGGCGCTGAGCCTGTCGGTCCGGATGAACAGCTCGAAGATGATGGGCTGCCCCTCCGGCGCGCCGACGTTGTTCCACGGCAGCTGCGACGTGTGGAGCGGCGGGATCCCGGGGGCAAGTTGGAACGTCTCGTCCCGCTCTGGCCAACCTGCCACAGTACAAATGTGCCACCAGCAGAGGTCGGAATGCATTCCGTATCCGAATTCAAATAGAGAAAACTTCAACTTATTGTTTTCACTACTACACGTCCTTTGTCGATTAATAGTTCGAGGGACGAAAGAGTatgagaagcaaaaagaaaggtAAGATTAATAGCTAACCCTTGTTGTTGAGGAGCCCTTCCTCTGTCAACTTGGGGATCTTGAGATTAATAGCTAAGCACGCCGCCGACCCCGGCCAGAATGAGGCCACCCGGATGCCTAACCTTTTGGCGACGTTCAAGGACCACCACGCGTACACGTCGGAGACGAGCCACTTCACCTTGGGCCTCCCGGCCGCCTCCATTTCGGCGACGAGCCGCTCCAGGTGCCCCGGCATGTGACGGGCGTAGGTGTCGACGAGCTTGCTGATGTCCTTGCGGTCCTCGTCGTCTTCCACCCCGTCGGAGATGGACGCCAGGTGTATGCCGGCCAGCGCCGacgtgccgcccgccgcctgcagCGCGCCGACGACCAGCGCGTGATGCGCTTCGGTGTTGACGAAGGTGACCTCGAAGCCGTGGTCGACCAGGCGGTGGGAGAGCTCCATGAGCGGGGTGACATGGCCCTGCGCCGGGAACGGCAGCACGAGGATGTGAGCCTTGGCCAtggcgctctctctctctctctctccctctgggTTGCACAAGAGGCAAGAGCAGCTGCGACTGGCCTGACTACCTCGAGGGCTAGATGGGCAGCAGCACGTCAAATTAAATGGCGCCAGCTACGTGGGCCTATGCAATAGTTCATTGACCAGATCGCATTGCTtggttatttttttaatttttggaAGTAATGTGCTTAAAAACAATTTAAAATTGAGTAAGCCGGTCCGTCCACCCGTACTACCGCAGCTAGAGAGGCGCAGGTGTTAGAAATTCATAACCAAATTAGTGACTCCAACTAATAATCAAGATTATTTATCAAACGCTTCCTCTCAtttatttgttaaatattctaaTACAACACTCATATAGATACGCACTTATCTTTATTCATTCACGATCGATTTTAGTTAATAATTTATTAATTATTGTACACAATGTTTCATCTATATTAACTATTGGTAGTTGAAACCTTAGTCTGAGTTGCGTGTTTAACATGGAAATCGATATTTCATCATGTCCTCCATACATGTGCATAGGTATattaaatttttattttctgtatTAACAATGGTAGAAATATATAATTTAGAATCATGGtgtaatttatgattttttacAATAATGATATATGTAAATGATTTAAATTCAgttttgggattttttttaattaataatggAAGAtttgggtaatttagatgcaaatttaggtGATTAAGTGAGTAGTTTAGCTGAATTTTAGGGATTACTATGTTATATTTTATAATGGTAaaggtggataatttagattTAGGTGTTACTGAACACTATTTTTAtaaatggtagaggtgggtattttttttgaaaatatagtAGATCCATGGCTATGATGAATATAGCACATTGGATTCATGGCAGAATGTTTCTGATTTCTTTGAGAATAtctaaaatttatctttttctagagtgtctcGTGAGAATTAATGTGGATGCTCTAAGAAAATCCTCCAATACAGTAATGTTGAGTCAAACTATATTTCAAACCTTAAAACAAGTTGGCTAATATCCAACGCTAATGTTTAAGTCCGCATTTATCCAATTGTTGGAGATGTTCAAAATTATTACTCTAAACTCTCACTACAAAATTGCCTTCTTTAACAAAGTTCATTTAGCCAATGTTGGGGCTCTTTCATCCTACTACCACTAACCGGAAACTCTTTGGAAGCCTCAATATTAATCTTTATAAGATACACTTaaaaaagaaatcctagaaattccaAAACTAAAGCAAAGACATTTAGTCGTACATTTTGTGGACTCGATCACTGTTGACAGCAATATAATAGTCATGATCTAATATGCTTCCATGCTACATTCATCTGCCATTATAAATAAAAGGCAAAATATCTATTTTACTATTTCAGCCACTTTATCTACCTGACACCCTAAAAAAAATTTATGTTCAATTTACTCTTACAAGTTATTTCAGTTGGTCCCACTACTAAAGAAATAACCTTTCATCCAACACAGTTGGTTttttacccggtactaatgtgagcattagtaccagatcTAACGTACAGTTTCCCGTGaccccatttagtaccggttgggaggctccagtactaaaggtcacccattactACCGGGTGGCCCTAAagcacattagtatcgggtggagcctccacccggtactaatggatgacctttagtatcgggtggagctcccactcggtactaaagcgTTCTCGTCCGCCGATGCCCCCGCTACCCGCTGCCGCCACTTAGCTTCTTATCCAtatatccatccatccatctcaaCACCCTCCGCTCGTCGTCTGCcttccctccccttcctcccccgcttgcccctcaccggcagtgagggGCAGCgacggggcgaggtgaggtggcggcgggcgagcgggggggggggggggtgagggagggagggggcggcaggAGGGCAGGAGCCGGCTAGCGCGCGGGAGGACGGGAGGGCGGGGGCGGCagggggcggggccggcggcgggggctggccgggcggagggcggcgggggctggcaggaggagggagggcggTGGCAGGGGCCGGGTGGGAGGGGGGACAGGGGGAGGGAGgtcgggattttttttaattttttaatacccttttagtaccggttatttcaaccggtactaaagggcccctttagtaccgaactagtagTACTGGTtgcacaatcggtactaaaaggaTTCCCAACCGGTACAGAAGGCCATTTTCTTAGCAGCATCCAATCCACCCCTTGATAATATTAATTGTGCAATTAGAGTTTTAATAAGTTCAAATCTTATCTTTTGGTTAAGTGCATAGTATCAAGTATCTAGCCTTGTTTTCAGCCAAGGTAGGCCATG is a genomic window containing:
- the LOC117837841 gene encoding UDP-glycosyltransferase 83A1-like isoform X2, with amino-acid sequence MAKAHILVLPFPAQGHVTPLMELSHRLVDHGFEVTFVNTEAHHALVVGALQAAGGTSALAGIHLASISDGVEDDEDRKDISKLVDTYARHMPGHLERLVAEMEAAGRPKVKWLVSDVYAWWSLNVAKRLGIRVASFWPGSAACLAINLKIPKLTEEGLLNNKGWPERDETFQLAPGIPPLHTSQLPWNNVGAPEGQPIIFELFIRTDRLSALAEMVVCNSFHEAEAGAFKLLPHVLPIGPLSSDREFRKPVGQLLPEDTRCLRWLDAQPDGSVVYVAFGSFTVFDPCQFQELALGLELTGRPFLWVVRPNFTTGELSKAWFDEFLARVAGKGMVVSWCPQQQVLAHRAVACFVSHCGWNSTMEGVRNGLPFLCWPYFADQYLDRNYVTDVWRTGLAVSPDADGIVTKEELRSKVEQVVGDAEIKERARVFKDAARRCISEGGSSCENFNRFVNLLSE
- the LOC117837841 gene encoding UDP-glycosyltransferase 83A1-like isoform X1 encodes the protein MAKAHVLVLPFPAQGHVTPLMELSHRLVDHGFEVTFVNTEVNHALVVGALQAAAGGGTSALAGIHLESISDGVADDEDRKDLNKLIDCCTRHMPGHLERLIAEMEAAGRPKVKWLVPDVCMWWSFDVAKKFGIRVASFWPAAVACLAISLKIPKLTEEGLLNNKGWPERDETFQLAPGIPPLHTSQLPWNNVGAPEGQPIIFELFIRTDRLSALAEMVVCNSFHEAEAGAFKLLPHVLPIGPLSSDREFRKPVGQLLPEDTRCLRWLDAQPDGSVVYVAFGSFTVFDPCQFQELALGLELTGRPFLWVVRPNFTTGELSKAWFDEFLARVAGKGMVVSWCPQQQVLAHRAVACFVSHCGWNSTMEGVRNGLPFLCWPYFADQYLDRNYVTDVWRTGLAVSPDADGIVTKEELRSKVEQVVGDAEIKERARVFKDAARRCISEGGSSCENFNRFVNLLSE
- the LOC117837841 gene encoding UDP-glycosyltransferase 83A1-like isoform X3 translates to MELSHRLVDHGFEVTFVNTEAHHALVVGALQAAGGTSALAGIHLASISDGVEDDEDRKDISKLVDTYARHMPGHLERLVAEMEAAGRPKVKWLVSDVYAWWSLNVAKRLGIRVASFWPGSAACLAINLKIPKLTEEGLLNNKGWPERDETFQLAPGIPPLHTSQLPWNNVGAPEGQPIIFELFIRTDRLSALAEMVVCNSFHEAEAGAFKLLPHVLPIGPLSSDREFRKPVGQLLPEDTRCLRWLDAQPDGSVVYVAFGSFTVFDPCQFQELALGLELTGRPFLWVVRPNFTTGELSKAWFDEFLARVAGKGMVVSWCPQQQVLAHRAVACFVSHCGWNSTMEGVRNGLPFLCWPYFADQYLDRNYVTDVWRTGLAVSPDADGIVTKEELRSKVEQVVGDAEIKERARVFKDAARRCISEGGSSCENFNRFVNLLSE
- the LOC117837841 gene encoding uncharacterized protein isoform X4; the encoded protein is MAKAHILVLPFPAQGHVTPLMELSHRLVDHGFEVTFVNTEAHHALVVGALQAAGGTSALAGIHLASISDGVEDDEDRKDISKLVDTYARHMPGHLERLVAEMEAAGRPKVKWLVSDVYAWWSLNVAKRLARAGRDVPTCPRDPAAPHVAAAVEQRRRAGGAAHHLRAVHPDRQAQRPRRDGGVQLLPRGRGRRVQAPAARPAHRPAVLRQGVPEARRAVTAGGHPVPPVARRPARRLRRVRGVRQLHRLRPVPVPGARAGAGAHRPAVPLGGAPELHDRRAEQGVVRRVPGPRRRQGHGGQLVPPAAGPGAPCGGVLRVALRVELDDGGCQERPAVPVLALLRRPVPGPELRHRRVEDRPGGVARRGRNRDEGGAEEQGGAGRR